The following proteins come from a genomic window of Lolium rigidum isolate FL_2022 chromosome 5, APGP_CSIRO_Lrig_0.1, whole genome shotgun sequence:
- the LOC124653245 gene encoding la-related protein 1B-like translates to MSPAAGGASPARPAAGSFAPAPAPTAAIGAPPRPQENHRDPAAQAEGPDPGNAAARKTAWNVPPPPPAPAGGGIIGGEESWPALVDAAPGRAGPNSASSDSLRSLSDGSAPSAPEDLIAPSVASQPVSNPISTSPSPSPASTSPPPSAPTTAPSPQNGSPSQPDSVRHDSAGHAGNNRGTAHGGNNELVSGCNESNRGRSTGNNSSDENSSSGGDGNWNDGGLGGGSNLNSSVHSGGSNVNSSVHSGGSSLGSSVHGGGIGGSGTDSSRRVLSSNNWNGSGRGGGGCSNDSGNGSGDWGNRNSGGRGGGRWNNNGRNDSGSSNGFGGRGGRNRRDHDRGGNFSPRNYSRAMPVQQQQQQSGFYQPGAFQRPPPPPLATHFMMPPPYGSYVPPFGYPGDVQAFPYYVTPVEQQFQNMQLVQQSMQPFGVQQDQQSLQNDIRHQIEHYFSTDNLCHDTYLRERMDDQGWVPIDLIASFPRCSRFTMLGVDTNYILDSLRGSELLEVQGNNIRRRNDWSAWLLRRGPPPSN, encoded by the exons ATGTCGCCGGCCGCTGGAGGTGCCTCGCCCGCGCGACCGGCGGCGGGCAGCTTCGCCCCCGCgccggcgccgacggcggcgattGGCGCGCCGCCCCGGCCGCAGGAGAATCACCGCGATCCGGCCGCGCAGGCGGAGGGCCCCGATCCCGGCAATGCTGCGGCGAGGAAGACGGCGTGgaacgtgccgccgccgccgccggcccccgcTGGCGGCGGCATCATCGGCGGCGAGGAGTCGTGGCCGGCGCTCGTGGACGCGGCGCCGGGGCGCGCGGGGCCCAACTCGGCCTCCTCCGACTCCCTCAGGTCCCTCTCCGATGGCTCCGCCCCCTCCGCGCCG GAGGATTTGATTGCGCCGTCTGTGGCATCGCAGCCGGTTTCTAATCCGATCTCCACTTCCCCGAGCCCGAGCCCTGCGTCTACTTCCCCTCCTCCCAGCGCTCCCACCACGGCCCCATCGCCACAGAACGGCAGCCCAAGCCAGCCAGATTCAGTTCGGCATGATAGTGCTGGTCACGCTGGTAACAACCGAGGTACTGCACATGGTGGTAACAATGAACTGGTCAGCGGTTGCAATGAGAGCAATCGCGGTCGCAGCACCGGTAACAATAGTAGTGATGAGAACAGCAGTAGTGGTGGCGATGGTAACTGGAACGATGGGGGCCTTGGTGGAGGCAGCAACCTAAACTCTAGTGTTCACAGTGGAGGCAGCAACGTAAACTCTAGTGTTCACAGTGGAGGCAGCAGCCTCGGCTCTAGTGTTCATGGTGGCGGCATTGGGGGCAGTGGTACTGATAGCAGTAGAAGGGTGCTTAGCAGTAACAACTGGAATGGTAgcgggcgtggtggtggtggctgcagCAATGACAGTGGCAATGGCAGTGGTGACTGGGGAAATAGAAATAGCGGTGGTAGAGGAGGCGGCCGCTGGAACAACAATGGTCGCAATGATAGTGGCAGCAGCAATGGATTTGGTGGTCGTGGTGGTCGGAATCGCCGTGACCATGACAGAGGGGGTAATTTCTCCCCAAGGAACTATTCAAGAGCTATGCCAGtgcaacaacagcagcaacagTCAGGTTTCTATCAGCCTGGAGCATTTCAGCGACCACCGCCGCCCCCGCTTGCTACCCATTTTATGATGCCGCCGCCTTATGGGTCATATGTTCCACCCTTTGGTTACCCTG GCGATGTACAGGCTTTTCCTTACTATGTCACACCAGTTGAGCAGCAGTTCCAGAACATGCAACTTGTTCAGCAATCAATGCAGCCCTTTGGTGTTCAGCAGGATCAACAAAGTTTGCAAAATGATATTCGACATCAGATTGAACATTACTTTAG CACCGATAATCTTTGCCACGACACATACTTGAGAGAACGCATGGATGATCAAGGATGGGTACCTATTGACCTGATCGCGAGTTTCCCGAGG TGTTCCAGGTTCACAATGTTGGGAGTAGATACCAACTATATACTAGATTCTCTCCGGGGCTCTGAGCTGTTGGAAGTGCAG GGAAATAATATCAGAAGACGCAATGATTGGTCAGCATGGTTACTTCGCCGAGGACCCCCTCCTTCAAATTAG